One part of the Carassius gibelio isolate Cgi1373 ecotype wild population from Czech Republic chromosome B6, carGib1.2-hapl.c, whole genome shotgun sequence genome encodes these proteins:
- the zgc:103559 gene encoding allantoinase, mitochondrial, with protein MEPGSTVSAVRSQRVWYGEEIRPAVIIIKEGKIHSILPDSEASAHTAGKVVDVGNSLIMPGIVDCHVHVNEPGRTSWEGYWTATQAAAAGGVTTIVDMPLNSIPPTTTLRNFHEKLGAATGQCFVDTAFWGGVIPGNKLELRPMVQAGVAGFKCFLIHSGVDEFPHVSDTDLHAAMKQLQGTGSVLLFHAEQEVEHAAAEKGDPHEYSTFLRSRPDIMELEAIRTVTQLCLQYQVRCHIVHLSSAQPLELIRAARKAGAPMTVETTHHYLNLCAENIPARATQFKCCPPIRDTANRELLWSALKAGDIDMVVSDHSPCTPDLKCLDTGDFTQAWGGISSLQFGLSLFWTSASKRGFSFSDAVRLLCKEPAQLCRLDDRKGSLIPGHDADLVIWDPEKEFTVNKDNIHHKNKLTPYVGLALRGKVKATVVRGKVVYSHGSFSSQPLGKPLFIQHKTPSPL; from the exons ATGGAGCCAGGATCAACTGTCAGCGCTGTGCGGAGCCAGAGGGTTTGGTATGGAGAGGAAATTCGACCTGCAGTTATCATAATAAAGGAAGGGAAGATTCACAGCATTCTGCCTGATTCAGAAGCTTCAGCGCACACAGCTGGAAAG gtaGTGGATGTAGGGAACAGTCTGATAATGCCAGGTATAGTGGACTGTCATGTTCATGTTAATGAACCGGGCCGTACCTCCTGGGAAGGGTATTGGACTGCCACACAAGCAGCTGCTGCTGGAGGAGTCACCACAATTGTAGACATGCCTCT AAACAGCATCCCACCAACTACAACTCTTAGAAACTTTCATGAGAAGCTGGGAGCTGCAACAGGACAGTGTTTTGTAGACACAGCATTTTGGGGAGGAGTCATCCCTGGAAACAAG CTGGAGCTGAGGCCGatggttcaggctggtgttgcTGGATTTAAGTGCTTTCTGATTCATAGCGGAGTGGATGAGTTTCCTCATGTGAGTGACACAGATCTGCATGCAGCTATGAAACAGCTCCAGGGCACAGGAAGCGTTCTGCTG TTTCATGCAGAGCAAGAAGTCGAGCATGCAGCTGCTGAGAAAGGGG ATCCACATGAATATTCCACCTTCCTGAGGTCCAGGCCTGACATTATGGAGCTTGAAGCCATCCGTACTGTCACTCAGCTCTGCTTACAATATCA AGTAAGATGCCACATTGTGCACCTGTCATCAGCTCAGCCTCTGGAGCTCATCAGGGCAGCAAGAAAGGCCGGAGCTCCAATGACTGTAGAGACCACCCATCACTACCTCAACCTGTGTGCAGAGAACATTCCAGCACGTGCAACTCAGTTTAAATGCTGCCCCCCGATACGAGACACAGCCAACCGG GAGCTCCTATGGTCTGCACTCAAAGCTGGTGATATTGATATGGTTGTGTCAGATCATTCACCATGCACACCTGACCTAAAGTGTTTAGACACTGGTGATTTCACACAGGCATGGGGAGGGATCTCTTCTCTGCAGTTTG GTTTATCTTTGTTCTGGACTTCAGCTTCTAAAAGAGGGTTTTCATTTTCTGACGCAGTAAGACTCTTGTGTAAAGAGCCTGCTCAACTATGTCGCCTTGATGACCGAAAAGGGAGTCTCATTCCAGGTCACGATGCAGACTTAGTCATTTGGGATCCAGAAAAAGAGTTTACG GTGAACAAAGACAACATACATCACAAAAACAAG ttaaCACCGTACGTTGGTCTTGCTCTGCGAGGGAAGGTGAAGGCCACTGTTGTCCGAGGGAAGGTGGTTTACAGTCACGGCTCTTTCAGTTCTCAGCCTCTTGGGAAGCCTCTCTTTATTCAGCACAAAACACCATCCCCTTTGTGA